The Lacipirellula parvula genome window below encodes:
- a CDS encoding DUF4159 domain-containing protein — protein MRCRSLFISALAAVVALAPMLRVSAQQPSLTAEQVRQSITQGVDYLLNEQSGQGTWDDMTEYPGGVTALCTLALLTAGVEPSHPKIQKSLAYLRTLQPEKTYTVALQTMALCEGEPTKDLALIQKNALWLSRVQITQGPRTGSWSYPLGPGVGGDNSNSQFAVLALHEAERVGAKVDPVVWKLAATYWKECQNPDGSWGYQPENMPGSGSMTCAGVGAWIICSGKVAAAAAEADANGIQCCLPPDQNDVLERALVWLGRNFSVRRNPGQPGAASQWQFYYLYGLERVGRLSARRFIGDHDWYRAGAEYLISRQDQFNHQWLGEGHSEDNPHVATSLALLFLSKGRRPVLMAKVKHGPGEDWNRHPSDVANLTAYVEREWDLNLTWQILDPQAATVEDLLQAPVLFVSGSQPPELGGLETKFRDYIDRGGFIFAEACCIDGSGFKDGMKKFLDKIFPEGEYKLRQAGPEHPIWRIDRLVRPDSPYIGRIWTIEYGCRTCVVFSEVDLSCYWEVFGRGRLDNIPQQTMLRIEDANTIGLNVMAYATNREPKGKEESFLASDLADLDANADRGVIRIAKLMHGGGCNDAPGALANLLRSASQGELKLQISQQPFEISASDPALPRFHMAFMHGRHDFRFTPEERKSLRTYLENGGLLFADSICASKEFTAAFHREIEIVLEGAKLTRIPVDNPLFTDAAGGFNIQQVSRREPAAAQAGQPIRSRVQKVQPELEGIELDGRLAVIFSPYDISCALEQHEALQCRGYTREDAAKIALNVLLYSLSPEAGMKVP, from the coding sequence ATGCGCTGTCGATCGCTATTCATCTCGGCATTGGCCGCCGTCGTCGCGCTGGCGCCCATGCTCCGTGTATCGGCACAACAGCCCTCGCTCACCGCTGAGCAAGTCCGCCAGTCAATTACCCAAGGCGTCGACTACCTGCTGAATGAACAATCGGGGCAGGGGACTTGGGATGATATGACCGAATATCCGGGCGGCGTCACGGCGCTCTGCACGCTGGCGCTGTTGACGGCCGGCGTCGAGCCGAGCCACCCGAAGATTCAAAAGTCGCTCGCCTATCTTCGCACGTTGCAGCCGGAAAAGACGTACACCGTCGCTTTACAGACGATGGCCCTGTGCGAGGGAGAACCAACCAAGGACCTGGCCCTTATTCAGAAGAACGCACTCTGGCTGTCGCGGGTTCAGATTACCCAAGGTCCCAGAACTGGTAGCTGGTCGTACCCCCTCGGCCCGGGGGTCGGCGGCGATAATAGCAACTCGCAGTTTGCCGTACTCGCGCTCCACGAGGCCGAGCGCGTCGGCGCCAAGGTCGATCCCGTTGTTTGGAAGTTGGCCGCCACCTATTGGAAAGAGTGCCAGAACCCCGACGGCTCGTGGGGCTACCAGCCCGAAAATATGCCCGGCTCAGGCAGCATGACCTGCGCCGGCGTCGGCGCGTGGATCATTTGCTCCGGCAAAGTCGCCGCGGCGGCGGCCGAAGCCGACGCCAACGGCATCCAGTGTTGCCTGCCGCCTGACCAGAACGACGTGCTGGAGCGGGCGCTCGTCTGGCTGGGCCGCAACTTTTCCGTTCGCCGCAACCCGGGGCAGCCGGGCGCTGCCAGTCAGTGGCAGTTCTACTATTTGTACGGCTTGGAGCGGGTGGGTAGACTTTCCGCTCGGCGGTTCATCGGCGATCACGATTGGTACCGCGCCGGCGCCGAGTACCTCATCAGCCGCCAAGATCAATTCAATCACCAGTGGCTTGGCGAAGGACACTCTGAAGACAATCCGCATGTTGCCACTTCGCTCGCGCTGCTCTTCCTTTCGAAGGGCCGGCGGCCGGTGCTGATGGCGAAAGTAAAACATGGGCCGGGCGAAGATTGGAATCGGCACCCCAGCGACGTCGCGAATCTCACCGCGTACGTCGAACGCGAGTGGGATCTCAACCTCACTTGGCAAATCCTCGATCCACAGGCGGCGACCGTCGAAGACTTGCTCCAGGCGCCGGTGCTATTCGTCAGCGGCAGCCAGCCACCGGAACTCGGCGGCCTCGAGACGAAGTTCCGCGATTACATCGATCGCGGCGGCTTCATCTTTGCCGAAGCTTGCTGCATCGATGGCAGCGGGTTCAAAGATGGAATGAAGAAGTTCCTCGACAAGATCTTTCCCGAAGGCGAATACAAGCTGCGGCAAGCAGGCCCCGAGCATCCGATCTGGCGGATCGACCGATTGGTGCGGCCCGACTCGCCGTATATCGGCCGAATTTGGACGATCGAATATGGCTGCCGCACGTGCGTCGTCTTCTCCGAGGTCGACCTTTCATGCTACTGGGAAGTCTTCGGTCGCGGCCGGCTTGATAACATCCCGCAGCAGACCATGCTGCGCATTGAAGACGCCAACACTATTGGCCTCAACGTGATGGCGTACGCCACCAACCGCGAGCCGAAAGGGAAGGAAGAATCGTTTCTGGCAAGCGACTTGGCTGATCTCGACGCCAATGCGGATCGCGGCGTCATCCGCATCGCGAAGTTAATGCATGGCGGCGGCTGCAACGACGCTCCCGGAGCCTTAGCGAATCTGCTCCGCTCGGCGTCGCAGGGCGAACTAAAGCTGCAGATCAGCCAGCAGCCGTTTGAAATCTCGGCCAGCGATCCGGCGCTCCCGCGGTTCCACATGGCGTTCATGCACGGGCGGCACGACTTCCGCTTCACGCCGGAAGAGCGGAAGTCGCTCCGCACTTACCTAGAGAATGGCGGCCTGCTGTTCGCCGACTCGATTTGTGCGAGCAAAGAGTTCACGGCCGCGTTCCATCGTGAGATCGAGATCGTGCTCGAAGGCGCCAAGCTGACGCGCATCCCCGTCGACAATCCGCTCTTCACCGATGCGGCCGGCGGTTTCAACATTCAGCAAGTGAGCCGCCGCGAACCCGCCGCCGCTCAGGCGGGGCAGCCGATTCGCTCGCGCGTGCAAAAGGTGCAGCCGGAACTTGAGGGGATCGAACTCGACGGCCGGCTAGCGGTCATTTTCTCACCCTACGACATCAGCTGCGCGCTCGAACAGCACGAAGCGCTGCAATGCCGCGGCTACACTCGCGAAGACGCCGCCAAGATCGCTCTCAACGTGCTGCTTTACTCGCTGAGTCCTGAAGCGGGGATGAAGGTTCCGTAG